A window of Exiguobacterium sp. FSL W8-0210 contains these coding sequences:
- a CDS encoding GNAT family N-acetyltransferase codes for MKIRQLTVDDATRYKALRLEALRNHPEAFGSDYEAEKDRPIERYATRLESEQSMTFGAFHENELVGVVTIVCLGPVKMRHRANLFAMYVTPSARKQQVGRQLVEEALCTLKQHPVIEQVHLSVVRTNEAAKALYRSLGFESYAIEPRALKVDDTYHDEELMWYRF; via the coding sequence TTGAAAATACGTCAATTGACGGTTGATGATGCAACTCGTTACAAAGCACTGCGGTTAGAAGCCTTACGAAACCATCCTGAGGCATTCGGCTCTGATTATGAAGCAGAAAAAGATCGACCCATCGAACGGTACGCAACTCGTCTTGAAAGCGAACAGTCGATGACGTTTGGTGCGTTTCATGAAAATGAACTCGTCGGTGTCGTCACTATCGTCTGCCTGGGGCCGGTCAAAATGCGACATCGAGCGAATTTGTTTGCGATGTACGTCACGCCAAGCGCCCGAAAACAACAGGTCGGACGACAACTCGTAGAAGAGGCATTATGTACATTAAAGCAGCATCCTGTGATTGAGCAAGTCCATCTCTCGGTCGTCCGGACGAATGAAGCTGCTAAAGCGTTGTATCGATCACTTGGTTTTGAATCATACGCGATCGAACCACGGGCGCTGAAAGTCGATGATACCTATCATGATGAAGAGCTGATGTGGTATCGGTTCTAA
- a CDS encoding MetQ/NlpA family ABC transporter substrate-binding protein: MKKRYAFLATALLGAGVLAGCGDSSADEKDKTIKIGATSGPYSDMVKQAIQPQLEKQGYKVEIVEFSDYIQPNIALGSGNIDANLFQHSIYLKTFSKEKNLDLKGLITVPTAPMGLYSKTAKTLDDVKTGAEVATPNDPTNQARALNLLAEQGWIELKPDVDPLTVSEKDIVKNPKKLVIKPLEAAQLPRAVESVDISAVPGNFALAAKFDLLDALALETMDEKYRNLVAVQTKDADSQVAKDLKAAVESDAFNTVIEKSFKGFSKPEWAN; the protein is encoded by the coding sequence ATGAAAAAACGATACGCCTTTTTAGCAACAGCCTTACTCGGTGCAGGAGTCCTCGCAGGATGTGGAGACAGCAGCGCTGATGAAAAAGACAAGACGATCAAGATCGGGGCGACAAGCGGTCCTTATAGCGATATGGTCAAACAAGCGATTCAACCACAACTTGAAAAGCAAGGCTACAAAGTCGAAATCGTCGAGTTCAGTGATTATATCCAACCGAACATCGCGCTCGGTAGCGGCAATATCGACGCTAACTTATTCCAACACTCGATTTACCTGAAGACATTCTCTAAAGAAAAAAATCTCGACCTAAAAGGACTCATCACCGTTCCGACGGCACCGATGGGACTATATAGTAAGACGGCGAAGACACTTGACGACGTCAAGACGGGTGCTGAAGTCGCGACGCCGAATGATCCGACGAACCAAGCGCGGGCGTTGAACTTACTTGCGGAACAAGGCTGGATTGAACTGAAGCCAGATGTTGATCCACTGACTGTTTCAGAGAAAGATATCGTTAAGAATCCGAAGAAACTCGTCATTAAACCACTCGAGGCGGCTCAACTACCACGCGCCGTCGAAAGCGTCGATATCTCAGCCGTTCCAGGGAACTTCGCTTTGGCTGCGAAATTCGATTTACTCGATGCGTTAGCGCTCGAGACAATGGACGAGAAGTACCGGAACCTCGTCGCTGTCCAAACGAAAGATGCGGACTCACAAGTCGCAAAAGATTTGAAGGCAGCTGTCGAATCGGATGCGTTCAACACAGTCATCGAAAAATCATTCAAAGGCTTCAGCAAGCCTGAATGGGCAAACTGA
- a CDS encoding CAP domain-containing protein — MKKWLIIGVAAVAFFGYENIPMEQAEADYPKSGGKLIDRYSSEYPGYDWEVRRTSTEEFVALTKDGKDYGKYRFKNGVTTQGAVLNKDTESSLKKKGWTAVKSYRKGNTNYMLNLDHAAVYEKKGNYVTYFFDQHDGNKVKATLAIPKDVESKKEGFYGTASNALRTTDEKLMLRLMNWERADYKLNPLAPYTALKPVTRGHSENMAKNNFFSHTDPQGRDPFDRMEQGGIKFMGAGENLSMGYPNVFAAHWGLMNSKGHRDNILQKSFKQADVGVAFRDDSPYFTINFRTP, encoded by the coding sequence ATGAAAAAATGGCTAATCATCGGAGTAGCAGCAGTAGCCTTTTTCGGCTACGAAAACATTCCAATGGAACAAGCAGAAGCCGATTACCCGAAAAGCGGCGGCAAGCTGATTGATCGATATAGCAGTGAATATCCGGGATACGACTGGGAAGTCAGACGGACATCAACGGAGGAATTCGTCGCCTTGACGAAGGATGGTAAGGACTACGGGAAGTATCGTTTCAAGAACGGCGTGACGACGCAAGGCGCGGTCTTGAATAAGGATACGGAATCTTCCTTGAAGAAAAAAGGTTGGACCGCAGTGAAGTCCTATCGTAAAGGCAACACGAACTACATGTTGAATCTGGATCATGCCGCCGTCTACGAGAAGAAAGGCAATTACGTGACATATTTCTTCGATCAACATGACGGCAATAAAGTCAAAGCGACGCTTGCGATTCCAAAAGACGTCGAATCGAAGAAAGAGGGCTTCTACGGTACTGCGTCGAATGCGTTACGAACGACAGATGAGAAACTGATGCTTCGGTTGATGAACTGGGAACGAGCCGACTATAAATTAAATCCGTTAGCACCGTACACAGCACTGAAGCCGGTCACACGAGGTCACAGCGAAAACATGGCGAAGAATAATTTCTTCTCGCATACGGATCCACAAGGTCGTGACCCGTTCGATCGAATGGAACAAGGCGGTATCAAGTTCATGGGAGCCGGTGAGAATCTCTCAATGGGCTATCCGAACGTCTTTGCTGCGCATTGGGGCTTGATGAACTCGAAAGGACACCGCGATAACATCCTTCAAAAGAGCTTCAAGCAGGCAGATGTCGGTGTAGCATTCCGAGATGATTCACCGTACTTCACGATTAATTTCCGAACACCTTAA
- a CDS encoding thioredoxin domain-containing protein produces the protein MSNRLIHETSPYLLQHAHQPVDWYPWGEDAFTAARESGKPIFLSIGYSTCHWCHVLSHESFEDEETARLLNERYIAIKVDREERPDIDHLYMTAAQVMNGQGGWPLSVFMTADQQPFYIGTYFPKTPQFNRPSFRQVTLQLSEQFRRSPEKIAQVGQNMSQTLRDVLRPASSTSTWDESIIHETFDQAMRQFDRQHGGFGEAPKFPSPALLRFLLDYYQYAEDETALHMVMRSLIAMRDGGMTDQVGYGLFRYTVDAEWQIPHFEKMLYDNAWFATLCIETYQVTGQIRFRRYAEEILTFVERELSAPDGTFYAALDADSEGGEGHYYTFTATELTDLLGPDALFPRFYHASPSGNFEGRNVFYRTGRTLEAFARSVHLSPAETAAQLERERQLLLRARNERPRPFRDDKRLTSWNAMMISTFAKAGRVFGEPHYTRVATRAMTSLERFVRTEQQLAVHYREGQATGHGFLDDYAYLIDAHLELFQSTRRALHLKEALVFADVLQDQFQTADGYFYLTSSRSDELLVRPLDLYDGVTPAGNSVVLNAFFTLSRLTGRLVYQESAERALAALVEEVEQQPTGFASLVSTFTYRQMEPKELIILIPEESEIPIEIIQLQQMRLPEVALLIGTKRDLLPLVPLLADYPEPNVPIAYLCHDFSCERPTTNLTELLARLNI, from the coding sequence ATGTCGAATCGACTTATCCATGAAACGAGTCCCTACCTCTTGCAACATGCTCATCAGCCTGTCGATTGGTACCCGTGGGGCGAAGACGCCTTCACTGCCGCTCGGGAAAGCGGCAAGCCGATCTTTTTATCGATTGGTTACTCGACGTGCCATTGGTGCCATGTGCTGTCTCATGAGAGCTTCGAGGATGAAGAAACGGCACGACTCTTGAACGAACGCTACATCGCAATCAAGGTCGACCGGGAAGAACGTCCTGACATTGACCACTTGTATATGACGGCGGCTCAAGTCATGAACGGACAAGGCGGCTGGCCACTGAGCGTCTTCATGACAGCGGATCAGCAACCGTTTTACATCGGCACGTATTTTCCGAAGACGCCTCAGTTCAACCGTCCGAGTTTTCGTCAGGTGACGCTTCAGCTCAGCGAGCAATTCCGCCGTTCACCAGAAAAAATCGCACAAGTCGGTCAGAACATGTCCCAGACACTTCGCGACGTGTTACGACCTGCTTCATCAACCAGTACTTGGGATGAATCAATCATTCACGAGACCTTTGATCAAGCGATGCGCCAATTTGACCGTCAACACGGTGGATTCGGAGAGGCACCGAAGTTTCCGTCGCCAGCCCTGCTTCGTTTCTTGCTTGATTATTATCAATACGCGGAAGACGAGACGGCGCTCCATATGGTCATGCGATCATTGATCGCGATGCGTGACGGTGGGATGACCGATCAAGTCGGCTACGGTTTGTTCCGCTATACGGTCGATGCCGAGTGGCAGATTCCTCATTTCGAGAAGATGCTGTACGACAATGCTTGGTTCGCGACCTTATGCATCGAGACGTACCAAGTGACCGGACAAATTCGCTTCCGGCGCTACGCGGAAGAAATACTTACATTCGTAGAGCGTGAGTTGTCTGCACCGGACGGCACCTTCTACGCCGCACTGGATGCGGATAGTGAAGGAGGCGAAGGACATTATTATACCTTCACGGCAACTGAACTGACGGACTTACTCGGACCAGACGCACTGTTCCCGCGCTTTTATCATGCTTCACCATCAGGAAACTTCGAAGGACGAAATGTCTTTTACCGGACGGGACGAACACTTGAGGCATTCGCACGTTCTGTTCACTTGTCGCCTGCTGAGACAGCGGCGCAACTCGAACGCGAGCGCCAGCTTCTTCTTCGTGCGCGCAATGAACGTCCGCGTCCGTTTCGTGACGATAAGCGCTTGACATCGTGGAACGCGATGATGATCTCGACGTTCGCTAAAGCCGGTCGTGTCTTTGGTGAACCGCATTATACACGTGTTGCAACGCGTGCGATGACATCACTCGAACGATTCGTTCGTACCGAACAGCAACTTGCCGTTCATTACCGCGAAGGACAAGCGACCGGACACGGATTCCTCGATGACTATGCTTATTTGATCGACGCACATCTTGAACTGTTCCAATCAACACGACGAGCGCTTCATCTAAAGGAAGCCTTAGTATTTGCAGATGTGCTACAAGATCAGTTCCAGACAGCAGATGGCTATTTTTATCTAACATCTTCGCGCTCCGACGAGCTACTCGTTCGTCCACTCGATCTGTATGATGGGGTTACACCCGCCGGAAACAGCGTTGTCTTGAACGCCTTCTTCACGCTCAGTCGTCTCACCGGGCGTCTCGTCTATCAGGAGAGTGCCGAACGGGCTCTTGCGGCATTAGTAGAAGAAGTTGAGCAACAACCAACAGGCTTTGCCTCACTTGTCAGTACTTTCACCTATCGGCAGATGGAACCGAAGGAATTGATCATCTTGATTCCTGAAGAGTCGGAGATCCCAATCGAAATCATTCAACTGCAACAGATGCGCTTGCCAGAAGTCGCCTTGTTGATTGGGACGAAGCGTGATCTTCTACCGCTTGTCCCACTGCTCGCAGATTATCCTGAACCCAACGTACCTATCGCTTATCTCTGTCATGATTTTTCGTGTGAACGACCAACGACAAATCTGACAGAACTCCTCGCTCGTCTCAACATCTGA
- a CDS encoding FN3 associated domain-containing protein has translation MKYGSTFGKWALAGVLTAGILPQAGLVGAEGEGVILSEYIEGTSNNKAIELYNGSGQIIDLADYTLVQYTNGGPSEAKITLSGKVDPGKTFVIANSSANADIKAKAQLTTGSLNFNGNDPIALKKGDVVLDIIGPLGSSTDFAKDTTLVRKSSVASGAKTYEPSQWTSFPVDTLTNLGSHQTEAGDVLAAPTASPVGEVERGDRVTLSGEGTIHYTVDGTTPTVDSPVYTSPITINDEVTIQAVAVKDGKTSAVSTFKYYIAPPITKISNIQGVAHTSPYADQLVRTTGVVTYVVDANNFYMQDPNPDNDSRTSEGILVYAKNHGAAVGQKVATTGYVKEWLLGGYSDKFDTDLAVTEISTVNLVKGALNEGLPASIVLGDEGVLIPTQVVDNDSFSQFDPEEDAIDLYESLEGMRVALPNAIVTGPQANRTIPVRTQTANKVYTKRGTPILTKDNVNPERLFVEMGSSSFRAKAGDTFDGTIEGVMSYNYSAYKVLSKAADLPKLVAREADRQPTNIETGESRLTVASYNVENFASTADAGKVDRVSEGIATFLKTPDIVGLTEMQDNDGATDSGTVDASKSFETLIAAIEAKTGVRYAYTDIAPEDKKDGGQPGGNIRVGFLYNPARVSLAPGEKGGATEAVTVENGKLTKNPGRIQPTDPNFASSRKPLVAEFLFNGDSYHVIVNHFNSKGGDGADFGKNQPVVRKSEVQRHAIANIVQDFVSELKTEVKDSNVVVLGDLNDFQFSKTLDILKGDNLWNTVDDLPESERYSYVYNGNAQVLDHILISNNLKSYTSSDIVNINSEYMEADGSASDHDPAIISIQGAETVVPVKGKAEVGNWRAVQKGKHIFIERQGSSKWEKVGETHADQQGNLLALRVSQDNPAIQVKTKKGKTLWLELANGYKLQETKNYQ, from the coding sequence ATGAAATACGGCAGTACGTTTGGAAAGTGGGCATTGGCCGGAGTGTTAACAGCAGGAATCCTTCCACAAGCGGGTCTTGTCGGGGCAGAAGGCGAAGGCGTCATCTTGTCTGAATACATAGAAGGAACAAGCAATAACAAGGCAATCGAGCTATACAATGGGTCGGGGCAAATCATTGATTTAGCAGACTATACACTCGTTCAGTATACGAATGGTGGACCGTCAGAAGCGAAAATCACACTATCGGGGAAAGTGGATCCAGGGAAGACGTTCGTCATCGCGAACTCGAGTGCGAATGCAGATATCAAAGCAAAAGCACAATTGACGACGGGATCATTGAACTTCAACGGGAATGATCCGATCGCATTGAAAAAGGGTGATGTCGTTCTTGATATCATCGGACCACTCGGTTCATCGACGGATTTCGCAAAAGATACGACACTTGTCCGGAAATCTAGCGTCGCGTCTGGCGCTAAAACGTACGAACCATCACAGTGGACGAGCTTCCCGGTTGATACACTGACGAATCTCGGCAGTCATCAGACAGAAGCGGGCGACGTTCTCGCAGCACCTACAGCTTCTCCGGTCGGTGAAGTTGAACGTGGAGATCGAGTGACATTATCAGGTGAAGGAACGATTCATTATACGGTCGATGGCACGACACCAACTGTCGACAGTCCGGTGTATACGTCACCGATCACGATCAACGATGAAGTGACGATTCAAGCAGTTGCCGTCAAGGACGGTAAAACGTCAGCGGTTTCGACATTCAAGTATTATATCGCACCACCGATCACGAAAATCAGCAACATCCAAGGCGTTGCGCATACGTCGCCTTACGCAGATCAACTCGTCCGGACGACAGGTGTCGTCACGTACGTCGTCGATGCGAACAACTTCTACATGCAGGATCCAAATCCGGATAACGACAGCCGGACATCAGAAGGGATTCTCGTCTATGCGAAAAACCATGGTGCTGCTGTTGGACAAAAAGTCGCGACGACAGGATATGTCAAAGAGTGGTTGCTTGGCGGCTACAGCGATAAGTTCGATACTGACTTAGCAGTCACGGAAATCAGTACGGTCAATCTTGTGAAGGGTGCACTCAACGAAGGGTTACCAGCGAGTATCGTTCTCGGTGATGAAGGGGTTTTGATTCCGACACAAGTCGTTGATAACGACTCTTTTTCTCAGTTTGACCCAGAAGAAGACGCGATTGATTTGTATGAAAGCTTAGAAGGCATGCGTGTCGCTTTACCGAATGCAATCGTCACAGGTCCGCAAGCAAACCGGACGATTCCAGTTCGGACGCAGACGGCGAATAAGGTCTATACGAAACGCGGAACTCCAATCCTGACGAAGGACAACGTCAACCCGGAACGTCTCTTCGTTGAGATGGGTAGCTCGTCGTTCCGTGCAAAAGCTGGTGATACGTTCGACGGAACGATCGAAGGGGTCATGAGCTACAACTATTCGGCGTATAAAGTACTTTCAAAAGCAGCGGACCTTCCGAAACTCGTTGCGCGTGAAGCGGATCGTCAGCCGACGAACATCGAAACAGGTGAATCACGCCTGACTGTCGCTTCGTACAACGTCGAGAACTTCGCTTCAACAGCAGACGCTGGAAAAGTCGATCGTGTCTCAGAAGGTATCGCAACATTCTTGAAAACGCCGGACATTGTCGGTTTGACAGAGATGCAGGATAACGATGGTGCGACGGATAGCGGCACGGTCGATGCTTCGAAATCATTTGAGACATTGATCGCCGCGATCGAAGCGAAAACGGGTGTCCGCTATGCCTATACGGACATCGCACCAGAAGACAAGAAGGATGGTGGACAGCCGGGCGGAAACATCCGTGTCGGATTCCTCTACAATCCAGCACGTGTATCGCTCGCACCAGGTGAAAAAGGTGGCGCGACGGAAGCCGTTACGGTGGAAAATGGTAAGTTAACGAAAAACCCGGGTCGTATCCAACCGACGGATCCGAACTTCGCGAGTTCACGGAAACCGCTCGTCGCAGAATTCCTTTTCAACGGTGATTCGTACCATGTCATCGTCAACCACTTCAACTCAAAAGGTGGCGACGGCGCTGACTTTGGTAAAAACCAACCGGTCGTGCGTAAAAGTGAAGTCCAGCGTCATGCGATTGCGAACATCGTTCAGGACTTCGTCTCTGAATTGAAGACGGAAGTCAAAGACTCGAATGTCGTCGTTCTCGGTGACTTGAACGACTTCCAGTTCTCGAAAACACTTGATATCTTAAAAGGTGATAACTTGTGGAACACAGTCGACGATCTTCCAGAATCAGAGCGGTACTCGTATGTCTATAACGGAAACGCTCAAGTGCTCGACCATATCTTGATCTCGAATAACTTGAAGTCGTATACGTCGTCTGATATTGTCAATATCAACTCAGAGTATATGGAAGCAGATGGTAGCGCGAGTGACCATGATCCAGCGATTATCTCGATTCAAGGTGCAGAGACGGTCGTACCGGTCAAAGGAAAAGCAGAAGTCGGAAACTGGCGTGCTGTTCAAAAAGGAAAACATATCTTCATCGAACGTCAAGGCAGTTCGAAGTGGGAGAAGGTTGGAGAAACACATGCTGATCAGCAAGGAAATCTTCTCGCTCTTCGTGTATCACAAGACAACCCAGCTATCCAAGTGAAAACGAAAAAAGGTAAAACGCTGTGGCTTGAATTAGCGAACGGCTATAAATTACAAGAAACGAAAAACTATCAATAA
- a CDS encoding SH3 domain-containing protein translates to MNTTSFSKTLKVFASFLIVFSIVLTSLPVAEAATTKATIYRLSTDSYLYDKTASSRKRLLMIKTGTVVSSTYASGAFRRVTYAGKTGYVASKYLTLYEKKQTVSGQRYLVLKKTPIKKTAVDTATTIGTLNEEDVYYTSQHVTNPLGETWYQISKEGKTGFVLANQATPIAYESQSNLSLKTTAATTIRSYAGPSYATVQTIPSNTVIKISGRIGNWYRVSYNGKTGYAASSTFTTLATKQKIAGARFELEKAVSIKSSPDAKASTLTTLQSGDIYYTTQLVTSNGQQWHRVSKDGKTGYIPVGQGKSVRYQSDRIVMQTTTSTPLRSYAGNTYATVKTIPSGTSITVTGMIDDWYRVTYNGKTGYIASRYAKEKVMTQSIPSSSYRLGRSVEVKTSHQATADTLVRLSSGDVYTTNQVVTTGRSEQWHRLTVDGKTGYIQINQGSPVTYESVNNHRYQATTDTTLQSDAGSAYATVTKLPKAAVVQVTGSLDQWLKISYAGKNGYVLKSTLTPYTETKKITGARFLANQSLVVKQAPDDQAATVTTLSFGNVYYTSSLITSYTNSSWHKVTIDGKTGYIRTGQNTSSIKYEAKQKLYVRATSNVALRSYVGSSYNVIKTIPQNLVVTVSGQIGDWYKISYDGKSGYAYKGAFVTTSSKLNVYNSVATPYTFDSFISAQMKLNPPPQTDIYKNKLMYVSTGYVRLGGALDPVNGTIATVTATTPLNIRSGASTVSHVYGQFQPGRMIRVYQSVSGFYTTYPRVYSNATNYSTIQWLNALETDVRNAADPLKVDRNSSDFYQFLDLSKTTGATPATLDKMLANVTKGEGIFNKCSNGSCGQAFIDAGQKYSVNEAYLISHALLETGNGKSTLAMGVTWNGRKVYNMYGIGAYDYDAINTGAAYAYSQGWFTPEAAIVGGAEFISTKYIHNVYGQNTLYKMRWSPMRPGSHQYATDMGWAVKQTSRIYSLYQQMDSYTATFDIPVFAR, encoded by the coding sequence TTGAACACAACATCATTCTCGAAGACCTTGAAGGTGTTCGCGAGCTTTCTTATCGTTTTCAGCATCGTTTTAACATCTTTACCAGTAGCTGAAGCAGCGACGACGAAAGCGACGATCTACCGTCTGTCTACCGATAGTTATCTGTACGACAAGACGGCATCTTCTCGGAAACGCTTGTTGATGATCAAGACCGGAACTGTCGTTTCATCCACGTATGCTTCTGGAGCATTCAGAAGAGTGACATACGCTGGAAAAACGGGATATGTCGCGTCGAAATACCTCACGCTGTACGAAAAGAAACAAACCGTTTCTGGACAGCGCTACCTCGTCCTCAAAAAAACACCGATCAAAAAGACGGCAGTGGATACTGCAACGACGATCGGTACGTTGAACGAAGAGGATGTGTACTACACGTCACAACATGTGACGAATCCACTCGGTGAAACATGGTATCAAATATCGAAGGAAGGTAAGACCGGCTTCGTATTAGCGAATCAGGCAACACCTATCGCTTACGAGTCACAATCAAACCTTTCATTGAAAACAACAGCCGCAACAACGATTCGCTCGTATGCAGGTCCATCATATGCAACAGTGCAAACGATCCCGAGCAATACGGTCATCAAGATTTCTGGACGGATCGGCAATTGGTACCGGGTCAGTTATAACGGTAAAACGGGATATGCTGCTTCTAGCACCTTTACGACGCTTGCAACGAAGCAGAAAATTGCAGGTGCACGCTTTGAGCTTGAAAAAGCGGTTTCGATCAAATCTTCACCAGATGCAAAAGCATCCACGCTGACAACACTACAGAGCGGTGACATCTACTACACGACACAACTCGTGACGTCAAACGGTCAGCAATGGCATCGTGTGAGCAAGGATGGAAAGACTGGCTACATTCCTGTCGGTCAAGGGAAGAGCGTTCGTTATCAATCGGACCGGATCGTCATGCAGACGACGACTTCGACGCCTCTACGTTCATATGCTGGAAACACTTACGCGACCGTCAAAACGATTCCTTCTGGTACAAGCATCACGGTCACTGGAATGATCGATGATTGGTATCGCGTGACGTACAACGGGAAAACAGGTTATATCGCTTCACGTTACGCTAAGGAAAAAGTCATGACGCAATCGATTCCATCTTCTTCTTATCGCCTTGGACGTAGCGTCGAAGTAAAAACGTCGCACCAAGCGACAGCTGACACTCTCGTTCGCCTCTCTTCTGGAGACGTCTACACGACGAATCAAGTCGTCACGACTGGTCGTTCGGAGCAATGGCATCGCCTGACGGTTGACGGGAAAACCGGTTACATTCAAATCAATCAAGGTTCACCTGTCACATACGAAAGTGTCAATAACCACCGCTATCAAGCAACGACGGATACGACACTCCAGTCGGATGCCGGTTCAGCTTATGCGACGGTGACGAAGCTGCCAAAAGCAGCCGTCGTTCAAGTAACAGGTAGTCTCGATCAGTGGTTAAAAATCAGCTACGCTGGTAAAAACGGTTACGTTTTAAAATCAACACTGACACCGTACACGGAAACGAAAAAGATTACAGGTGCACGTTTCTTGGCGAATCAATCACTTGTCGTCAAACAAGCACCGGACGATCAAGCAGCAACTGTAACGACACTCTCGTTCGGCAATGTCTATTACACTTCTTCATTGATCACGTCGTACACGAACAGTTCGTGGCATAAAGTGACGATTGATGGCAAAACGGGTTATATCCGGACTGGTCAAAACACGTCATCGATCAAATACGAAGCAAAACAAAAATTGTACGTACGGGCTACATCAAACGTTGCTTTACGCTCTTACGTCGGTAGCTCATACAATGTCATCAAGACGATTCCTCAAAATCTCGTCGTCACCGTCTCTGGTCAAATCGGTGATTGGTATAAGATTTCCTACGACGGAAAAAGTGGATATGCGTATAAGGGGGCGTTCGTGACGACTTCTTCTAAATTAAACGTCTATAACTCCGTCGCGACACCGTATACATTCGATAGCTTCATCAGCGCACAGATGAAACTGAATCCACCACCACAAACGGATATCTATAAAAACAAATTGATGTACGTCAGTACGGGTTACGTCCGTCTCGGTGGTGCACTCGATCCAGTCAATGGAACAATCGCGACTGTTACAGCGACGACACCGCTCAACATTCGTTCAGGCGCTTCGACAGTCAGTCACGTCTACGGTCAGTTCCAGCCTGGTCGGATGATTCGCGTCTATCAATCCGTCAGTGGCTTCTATACGACGTACCCACGTGTCTATTCGAACGCAACGAATTATTCGACGATCCAGTGGTTGAATGCACTCGAAACAGACGTCCGTAACGCTGCTGACCCACTCAAGGTCGACCGAAATTCTTCAGACTTCTATCAGTTCCTTGATTTATCGAAAACAACAGGTGCGACACCTGCGACACTCGATAAGATGTTAGCGAACGTGACGAAAGGCGAAGGAATCTTCAACAAATGTAGCAATGGTAGTTGTGGTCAAGCGTTCATCGATGCTGGTCAAAAATACAGCGTCAACGAAGCTTACTTGATCTCCCACGCTTTGCTTGAGACAGGTAACGGAAAATCGACACTTGCGATGGGTGTGACATGGAATGGACGCAAAGTCTACAACATGTACGGCATCGGTGCATATGACTACGATGCAATCAACACCGGTGCTGCTTATGCGTATAGCCAAGGTTGGTTCACTCCGGAAGCTGCGATCGTCGGTGGTGCTGAATTCATCAGCACGAAGTACATCCACAATGTCTACGGACAAAATACGCTCTATAAAATGCGTTGGAGTCCGATGCGCCCTGGTAGCCATCAGTACGCAACAGACATGGGTTGGGCCGTCAAACAGACGTCACGAATCTATTCACTCTATCAACAGATGGATAGCTATACAGCAACCTTCGATATTCCAGTTTTCGCTCGCTAA